From a single Phormidium ambiguum IAM M-71 genomic region:
- the cas2 gene encoding CRISPR-associated endonuclease Cas2 has protein sequence MFYLICYDIVSDRRRTKVAKLLEAYGLRVQKSVFECVLDEKQQEGLQKRLMKLLNKREDQIRFYPLSAHCRDKVLVLGTQPEFVVDDAAFIV, from the coding sequence ATGTTTTACCTCATCTGTTACGACATTGTAAGTGATCGCCGCCGTACCAAAGTAGCTAAATTACTGGAAGCTTACGGTTTGCGAGTGCAAAAGTCAGTTTTTGAGTGTGTATTGGATGAAAAACAACAGGAAGGTTTGCAAAAACGGTTGATGAAACTGTTAAATAAACGAGAAGACCAAATCCGATTTTATCCTTTATCTGCTCACTGTCGAGACAAAGTTTTGGTATTGGGAACTCAACCAGAATTTGTCGTCGATGATGCCGCTTTCATTGTTTAG
- the cas1 gene encoding CRISPR-associated endonuclease Cas1 has translation MSTIYITETQIKVKVKSPYLLLCDRQEVRQKFLINNVSQIILWGRCYLSREAASLATFRKIPILFIGDRGEDLGRLQHSHKRQPLCLKYQKRRSLDNEFVLAIAESIIRAKLHNCYIVLQRLQNSKFTPILQIASEFLLLLIDDLAMANSLEEMREYVAIAASFYYPALASLLPKGFHCKGRRKQPPTDGINCLLNLGYTLLHQIIEMFLEELGLHPDWGNLYTNSRHQSPLACDLMAEFRAPIIDELVAFLAISEIITPSDFLPTEKPNEVSLHPGILKVFFQHWENQLQTQIVHPYAGTVSYRHCLQLQIKEYINFLLGNSDRYRPLLLQVDSVPANVQSTEKPETKQLYLVKR, from the coding sequence ATGTCAACAATTTACATCACTGAAACCCAAATCAAAGTCAAAGTCAAATCACCTTATTTACTTCTGTGCGATCGCCAAGAAGTGCGGCAAAAATTTCTGATTAACAACGTCAGTCAAATCATCCTTTGGGGTCGCTGTTACCTATCCCGTGAAGCGGCATCTTTAGCTACATTTCGGAAGATTCCCATTTTATTTATTGGCGATCGAGGAGAAGACTTAGGACGATTGCAACACTCTCACAAACGGCAACCTTTATGCTTAAAATACCAAAAACGACGCTCCTTAGACAACGAATTTGTCCTGGCAATTGCTGAAAGTATCATTCGCGCCAAACTACACAACTGCTACATCGTTTTGCAACGCTTACAGAACAGTAAATTTACGCCAATTCTTCAAATCGCCTCGGAATTTCTCTTGCTGTTAATTGATGACCTAGCAATGGCTAATTCCCTAGAAGAAATGCGGGAGTATGTAGCAATTGCCGCTAGTTTTTATTATCCGGCATTAGCCTCATTATTGCCCAAAGGATTTCATTGCAAAGGTCGCAGAAAACAACCTCCCACTGATGGAATTAATTGCTTGCTGAACTTGGGTTACACGCTGCTACACCAAATCATTGAAATGTTCTTAGAAGAATTAGGTTTGCATCCCGACTGGGGAAATCTTTACACTAATTCTCGCCATCAATCGCCCTTAGCTTGTGACTTAATGGCAGAATTTCGCGCCCCAATAATTGATGAATTAGTCGCTTTTTTAGCAATTTCAGAAATTATTACTCCCAGTGATTTTCTCCCAACGGAAAAACCCAACGAAGTATCTTTGCATCCAGGGATATTAAAGGTATTTTTTCAACATTGGGAAAATCAATTGCAAACCCAAATTGTTCACCCCTACGCCGGAACGGTAAGTTATCGCCACTGCTTGCAATTACAAATCAAAGAATATATCAATTTTTTGCTGGGAAATAGCGATCGCTATCGTCCTTTGCTGTTACAAGTTGACTCAGTTCCAGCTAATGTGCAATCAACCGAAAAGCCGGAAACTAAACAGCTTTATTTAGTGAAGCGGTAA
- a CDS encoding IS4 family transposase, with the protein MAKHQSVSIRQISKNRAEQVGYYRFLENQNVTIAELVRSLSDHCVSHVEGKHILAISDTSEINLQSHVGRLKAWDAGVVGNNTDVGFYIHPTLVLDAEDGFPLGISTVQLWTRDVNHQDKHQRNYSQLPIEEKESYKWLRSADETQRCISVGEAKMITHIGDRESDIYEEFVTVPNRYNHLLVRVSQNRRLVGKTQSLYTYLNQQPSEGTYTVDVPADSRIGRTAREALLMVRRAVVNIQRPDKLNCSDYPQSVQLYALEAIEVNPPTGQQPIHWRLLTTHRLVCLEQALQVIRWYTWRWQIEQLFATLKKAGLNIEATQLESVTAIQRLTVLALSVSVRILQLIQGRDLPDLPANLAFSHQQQQCLSTLAPTLDGKTLLQQNPYSPSSVAWATWIIARLGGWSGYQSQRPPGITTLVRGLEQFESTFFGWQLALDLLVCTP; encoded by the coding sequence GTGGCAAAACATCAATCAGTGAGCATTCGACAAATAAGTAAAAATAGAGCCGAACAAGTGGGATATTATCGGTTTTTAGAGAATCAGAATGTGACAATAGCGGAATTAGTGCGAAGCCTATCAGACCACTGCGTATCTCATGTAGAAGGAAAGCATATATTAGCGATCAGTGATACAAGCGAAATTAACTTGCAGTCTCATGTAGGCAGGTTGAAAGCCTGGGATGCGGGTGTAGTAGGAAACAACACAGATGTAGGGTTTTACATTCATCCGACACTAGTATTAGATGCAGAAGATGGATTTCCCTTGGGGATAAGTACAGTACAACTGTGGACTAGAGATGTCAACCATCAAGATAAGCATCAACGCAATTACAGCCAATTGCCCATAGAGGAGAAAGAATCATACAAATGGTTGCGTTCAGCTGATGAAACGCAACGGTGCATCAGTGTTGGGGAAGCCAAAATGATCACTCATATCGGCGACCGAGAAAGCGATATATATGAAGAATTTGTGACTGTACCAAATCGATACAATCATCTATTGGTCAGAGTCAGTCAAAACCGCCGTCTGGTGGGAAAAACTCAATCGCTGTATACATATTTGAATCAACAACCATCTGAGGGTACTTATACTGTTGATGTGCCTGCTGACTCCCGGATTGGTAGAACTGCAAGAGAAGCGTTGCTGATGGTTCGCCGTGCAGTCGTGAACATTCAACGTCCAGATAAATTGAATTGTTCCGACTATCCCCAGAGTGTTCAACTTTACGCACTCGAAGCCATTGAAGTCAATCCACCCACAGGACAACAACCGATTCATTGGCGATTACTGACAACTCATCGGCTGGTCTGTCTGGAACAAGCACTGCAAGTGATTCGATGGTACACATGGCGATGGCAAATTGAACAACTGTTTGCCACCCTCAAAAAAGCTGGGTTAAATATCGAAGCTACCCAGTTAGAATCAGTTACCGCCATTCAACGACTGACTGTATTAGCTTTGTCTGTCTCCGTGCGAATTTTACAACTGATTCAGGGACGGGATCTTCCTGATTTACCTGCAAATCTTGCTTTTTCTCATCAGCAACAGCAATGCTTATCTACTCTTGCACCTACTTTAGACGGGAAAACTCTACTTCAACAAAATCCTTATTCTCCTTCCTCTGTTGCTTGGGCGACTTGGATTATTGCTCGACTTGGAGGTTGGTCTGGTTACCAGTCTCAAAGACCTCCCGGTATTACTACTTTAGTTCGCGGGCTTGAGCAGTTTGAATCCACCTTTTTTGGCTGGCAACTCGCTTTGGATCTACTTGTGTGTACACCGTAG
- the cas1 gene encoding CRISPR-associated endonuclease Cas1 translates to MEFLITLEQLKAAWGQVRLGTKSAGIDGITVDWFATLGDLQLTKIQHQLHQENYNASPALGFYLPKKDGGFRLIGIPIVADRIIQRMLLEEMYFPLENTFLDCSYAYRPGRNIQMAVQHLYSYYQFQPCWIIKADIMQFFDNICWALLLTQIEQLQIETMLLQLLEQQLKSGIVVKGKRLNPGKGVLQGATLSGALANLYLTEFDRRCLQAGLNLVRYGDDFAIACHSFIEANRILSQVINWLGELYLKLKPEKTHIYSPDDEFIFLGYRFFQGKVYPPPPPETKAGEWVISDSGMPYFRRKVRPAKLISRPPKGCALVKPPLIKSSLAQYWQEQMTTLYVTDQGAYINVHHQQFQVFYQRELRIKVPVNRVSHIVLFGCCNLSHGAVSLALRRRIPIMYLSQKGRYFGRLETEGVAKVEYLSQQVICAQNSQFVRQNAEAIVRAKLHNSRVLLLRLNQRRKLAEVEKAIDSLSMLMEKLPDADSMDALRGYEGKGANFHFQALGKLFNETFAFEKRTKRPPTDPVNSLLSLGYTLLSQNVNSFIQAVGLHTHFGNLHVPRDNHPALVSDLMEEFRALIVDSLVVYVVNSKILTPEDFTPPDFQGGVYLLPDALKKFLKHWEEKLQTEVLHPNTGYKATYRRCLELQVREYIACLVGDVEVYRPMTWSK, encoded by the coding sequence ATGGAATTTCTAATAACCCTAGAACAACTCAAAGCAGCTTGGGGACAAGTGCGCTTGGGAACAAAATCAGCAGGAATTGATGGAATTACAGTTGATTGGTTTGCCACCCTTGGAGACCTCCAATTAACTAAAATCCAACACCAACTGCACCAAGAAAACTACAATGCTAGTCCAGCATTAGGATTTTACTTACCAAAAAAAGATGGAGGATTTCGCTTAATTGGAATACCGATTGTAGCAGACCGCATTATTCAGCGAATGCTACTAGAAGAAATGTATTTTCCCCTAGAAAATACATTTCTGGATTGCAGTTATGCTTATCGACCGGGGCGAAATATTCAAATGGCGGTACAACATTTGTACTCCTATTACCAATTTCAACCCTGTTGGATAATCAAAGCTGACATCATGCAGTTCTTTGATAATATTTGTTGGGCATTACTGCTAACCCAAATAGAACAATTGCAGATAGAAACTATGCTGCTGCAATTGCTAGAACAACAACTGAAATCCGGGATTGTGGTCAAAGGAAAACGCCTCAATCCTGGGAAAGGAGTCTTGCAAGGCGCAACGCTTTCCGGTGCATTAGCTAACCTTTATTTAACTGAATTTGACCGCCGCTGTTTGCAAGCAGGACTTAACTTAGTCCGCTACGGCGATGACTTTGCCATTGCTTGTCACAGCTTTATCGAAGCTAATCGCATCCTGTCACAAGTCATTAATTGGTTAGGGGAACTGTACTTAAAACTAAAACCAGAAAAAACTCATATTTACTCACCAGATGATGAATTTATCTTTCTGGGATATCGGTTTTTCCAAGGAAAAGTTTATCCCCCACCGCCACCGGAAACCAAAGCAGGAGAATGGGTAATTTCTGATTCGGGAATGCCTTATTTTCGCCGCAAAGTGCGTCCGGCAAAGCTAATTTCTCGACCGCCAAAAGGTTGTGCTTTAGTCAAACCTCCGCTAATAAAGTCAAGTCTCGCTCAATATTGGCAGGAACAAATGACAACATTATATGTCACAGACCAAGGTGCTTACATCAACGTCCATCATCAACAATTTCAGGTATTTTATCAACGAGAATTACGGATAAAAGTACCTGTAAATCGAGTCAGTCACATTGTATTATTTGGTTGTTGCAATCTCTCTCATGGTGCAGTGAGTTTAGCATTGCGGCGACGAATTCCGATTATGTACCTTTCCCAAAAAGGACGCTACTTTGGACGATTAGAAACCGAAGGAGTTGCCAAAGTGGAGTATTTATCACAGCAGGTAATTTGCGCTCAAAATTCCCAATTTGTCCGCCAAAATGCGGAAGCAATTGTTCGCGCCAAATTGCATAATTCGCGGGTGTTACTCCTGCGCTTAAATCAGCGGCGCAAGTTAGCAGAAGTGGAAAAAGCCATTGATTCTCTGTCGATGTTGATGGAAAAATTACCCGATGCTGATTCAATGGATGCGCTACGCGGATATGAAGGAAAAGGGGCGAACTTCCACTTTCAAGCATTGGGAAAATTGTTTAATGAAACTTTCGCTTTTGAAAAGCGCACTAAACGCCCACCAACTGACCCAGTAAACAGTTTGTTGAGTTTGGGATATACTTTATTAAGTCAGAATGTCAACTCATTTATTCAAGCTGTGGGTTTGCATACGCACTTTGGCAATTTGCACGTGCCCCGCGACAATCACCCAGCTTTAGTATCAGACTTAATGGAGGAATTTCGGGCTTTAATTGTTGATTCTTTGGTGGTATATGTGGTGAATTCCAAGATTCTGACACCAGAAGATTTTACCCCACCAGACTTTCAAGGAGGCGTATATTTGTTGCCGGATGCGCTGAAAAAGTTCCTCAAACATTGGGAAGAAAAATTGCAAACAGAAGTGCTGCATCCCAATACTGGTTATAAGGCGACATACAGGCGGTGTTTGGAATTGCAAGTGCGGGAGTATATCGCTTGTTTGGTGGGAGATGTGGAGGTTTATCGACCGATGACTTGGAGTAAGTAG
- a CDS encoding NACHT domain-containing protein, which translates to MSRRSLKASTTGIAKAKKALERKNLTQQAICNELGIASWATVNKFFNGKGINRGNFQEICQALDLDWQEIIAKEDNEPDTDSPDINQDIADLQKAITHNSRLTRSALDPYILPLIRRETTLEKRLKQIRIGVIESKRRIVPILGAAGYGKSTILGLIYDQLSQELSELNTGWIALARCDDFIDNVENFPVELGEKVSGKRESIVEIAQQLTKQYQRGVLLIDTLDIILTKPLVPVLRRLFSQLLETETTIVFTCRDTDYSNFFEPYHESFAGFRESVQDGCKIPPFDETEVKQAAREFFRITQENSTPESQNAFADKIIALSADSVSLQEITRNPLLLALLCDLFAESENVPEDLTVSQLYERYWNWKIIKVRQNTQSQYLGLAKESLCLKLAETLYQNSQERLRDFVYESSIFQNETEYSAYKALKSDGVFKDLGGNRISFFHQTFLEYAIARWLNSTESGELAKLAIKNEVLTVNSINSRYYLWSIFRQLLTLVVLSEFYQLAEELDKNQLLPFRSLAFAAVSRRELESSSILPSLLAIALTKDYAFQETLLSAANSAPRRHSNPVWQVVITLLTHVGKELINRATEIAAELLSRLDSPKNKQFEQALIAIQNRPPTSATNYTEELHHVWGKFITHYYNQTLKSRTDLLETDILLILQNYYFYFGSNVRGLVIELYLNSNISENIKQEFFTLILTQPPSESFKEKKPATELLFSLLPNWISSGTCPLGNSFWATLHAPLDKRWMEVTADAVGRVAALNPDLLATIIEHLFIHTNQEVIPEFYRSNFMALTAAIYYSGSNSVISWLLKIPGEQISKNRISTLVLVFRALAEVNELNQVINADLQIALVQWVTPLINQSPIEIIQAIDALAIKSPPIQPLFGKLLAEFLPVAPPKIVGGILRKLKFVPDELQIYLEANAQSKEVRSALLRLYYNRATQGYSPALSLLTQLCLDDSRDLALEASGLLLNLVEQKKLIPESELLPILAHSPVTGVRQNALKVFIEIINSGKISDSEILQVFQICSQDTAPEVVHQLYKLVETSIWNPALGQRKIDLPLAQAIFTLTQRVIEQNDRSMIDTITKSAFIAFNQMTLLEQEELMPEITACSRTLLKVTDINRKVDKLVITGLLSKLAKFNEELLTEIVQEDLLQMPIANQGAVLFAIFHDQGKYCNLVEEILLDNRFCDEIKSRIIRERGA; encoded by the coding sequence ATGTCTAGGCGATCGCTAAAAGCATCTACAACAGGGATTGCCAAAGCCAAAAAAGCCTTAGAACGCAAAAATCTCACCCAGCAAGCGATTTGCAACGAACTAGGAATTGCATCTTGGGCGACAGTTAATAAATTTTTCAATGGTAAAGGCATCAACCGAGGGAACTTCCAAGAAATTTGTCAAGCTTTAGATTTAGATTGGCAAGAAATCATCGCCAAAGAAGACAACGAACCAGACACAGATTCCCCAGATATTAACCAAGACATTGCTGATTTGCAAAAAGCAATTACACACAACTCTCGCTTAACTCGCTCTGCCCTCGACCCATATATTTTACCCTTAATTCGCCGCGAAACTACATTAGAAAAACGCTTAAAACAAATTCGGATTGGAGTCATTGAAAGTAAACGCCGCATAGTTCCGATTTTAGGTGCAGCAGGTTACGGAAAAAGTACCATTTTAGGATTAATTTACGACCAACTTTCCCAAGAACTGAGCGAATTAAACACAGGTTGGATTGCCTTAGCTCGTTGTGATGATTTTATCGATAATGTTGAAAATTTTCCTGTAGAATTAGGAGAAAAAGTCAGCGGTAAACGAGAATCAATTGTAGAAATCGCTCAACAATTAACCAAACAATATCAACGCGGCGTTTTGTTAATTGACACTCTCGATATCATTCTTACTAAACCTTTAGTTCCCGTACTGCGCCGCCTATTTTCTCAACTATTAGAAACAGAAACTACAATTGTTTTCACCTGCCGCGATACAGATTACAGTAACTTTTTTGAACCTTACCACGAAAGCTTTGCCGGATTTCGAGAAAGCGTTCAGGATGGATGTAAAATTCCTCCCTTTGATGAAACAGAAGTTAAACAAGCAGCAAGAGAATTTTTTCGGATTACGCAGGAAAATAGCACTCCCGAAAGTCAAAACGCCTTTGCTGATAAAATAATTGCTTTATCTGCTGATAGTGTTTCCCTCCAAGAAATCACCCGCAATCCTTTACTTTTAGCATTATTGTGCGATTTATTCGCAGAATCAGAAAACGTCCCCGAAGATTTAACAGTAAGCCAACTATATGAAAGATATTGGAATTGGAAAATTATTAAAGTCCGCCAAAACACTCAATCTCAATATTTAGGTTTAGCCAAAGAAAGTTTGTGCCTCAAATTAGCCGAAACTCTCTATCAAAACTCCCAAGAACGCCTGCGAGATTTTGTTTATGAAAGTAGTATTTTTCAGAATGAAACGGAATATTCCGCTTATAAGGCATTAAAAAGTGACGGAGTTTTCAAAGATTTGGGCGGAAATCGAATTAGCTTTTTTCATCAAACTTTTTTAGAATATGCGATCGCCCGTTGGTTGAATTCTACAGAATCAGGTGAGTTAGCTAAATTAGCCATTAAAAATGAAGTGCTAACGGTAAATTCTATCAATTCTAGATACTATCTTTGGTCGATTTTTCGGCAACTTCTCACCTTAGTTGTTTTAAGTGAATTTTACCAATTAGCTGAAGAATTAGATAAAAATCAGTTGCTGCCGTTTCGTTCCCTTGCCTTTGCTGCGGTTTCGCGCCGGGAACTGGAATCTTCTTCTATTCTGCCATCTTTGTTGGCGATCGCACTAACCAAAGACTACGCCTTTCAAGAAACTCTACTTTCAGCAGCAAATTCCGCACCCAGAAGACATAGTAACCCAGTTTGGCAAGTAGTAATAACTCTCCTAACTCATGTGGGCAAAGAATTAATTAACCGCGCCACAGAAATAGCCGCTGAGTTACTTTCCCGCTTAGATAGCCCCAAAAATAAACAGTTTGAACAAGCTTTAATTGCTATCCAAAACCGCCCGCCAACTTCCGCCACAAATTATACCGAAGAACTACATCATGTTTGGGGCAAATTTATCACTCACTACTACAATCAAACCCTGAAAAGTCGAACAGACTTGTTAGAAACAGATATATTATTAATTTTGCAAAACTACTATTTTTATTTTGGCAGTAATGTTCGAGGCTTAGTAATTGAATTATACCTTAACAGTAACATATCAGAAAACATTAAGCAAGAGTTTTTTACACTAATTTTAACTCAACCACCCAGCGAATCTTTTAAAGAAAAGAAACCAGCCACAGAACTCTTATTTAGCTTACTTCCTAACTGGATATCTTCAGGAACTTGTCCCTTGGGAAACAGTTTTTGGGCCACACTTCACGCCCCTCTAGATAAACGTTGGATGGAAGTTACTGCTGATGCCGTTGGGCGCGTCGCCGCCTTAAACCCTGACTTACTAGCAACGATAATTGAACATTTGTTTATTCATACTAATCAAGAAGTAATACCAGAGTTTTATCGCAGCAATTTTATGGCTTTAACCGCAGCTATTTACTATAGTGGTAGTAATTCAGTCATTTCTTGGTTATTGAAAATTCCCGGAGAACAGATTAGCAAGAACCGCATTTCTACCTTAGTTTTGGTATTTAGAGCTTTGGCGGAAGTTAATGAATTAAATCAAGTAATTAATGCTGATTTACAAATAGCTTTAGTTCAATGGGTAACTCCTTTAATTAACCAAAGTCCCATTGAAATCATTCAAGCTATTGATGCACTAGCAATTAAATCACCACCAATCCAACCCCTTTTCGGAAAGTTACTCGCAGAATTTCTTCCCGTTGCACCTCCCAAAATAGTAGGGGGAATTCTCCGCAAACTTAAATTTGTACCTGATGAATTGCAAATTTATTTAGAAGCAAATGCTCAGAGTAAGGAAGTGCGATCGGCCCTGTTAAGATTATACTATAACCGTGCTACTCAAGGCTACTCACCAGCTTTATCGTTGTTGACTCAACTATGTTTGGATGATTCTAGAGATCTAGCATTAGAAGCTTCAGGACTGCTCCTAAATTTGGTTGAACAAAAAAAGTTAATACCAGAATCAGAACTATTACCAATTTTGGCTCATTCCCCTGTTACGGGAGTACGCCAAAATGCGTTAAAAGTTTTTATTGAAATTATTAATTCTGGCAAAATTTCCGACTCCGAAATCCTTCAAGTATTCCAAATCTGCTCTCAAGACACTGCTCCAGAGGTAGTACATCAGTTATATAAGTTAGTAGAAACATCTATTTGGAATCCTGCCCTTGGACAACGTAAGATTGATTTGCCGCTTGCCCAAGCAATTTTTACCCTGACGCAAAGAGTAATAGAACAAAACGATCGATCGATGATTGATACAATTACTAAATCAGCTTTCATTGCCTTCAATCAAATGACCTTGCTGGAACAAGAAGAATTAATGCCGGAAATTACTGCTTGTAGTCGCACTCTTTTAAAAGTAACAGATATTAATCGTAAAGTTGATAAACTAGTAATTACAGGTTTATTGAGCAAATTAGCTAAGTTCAATGAAGAACTTTTAACTGAAATCGTCCAAGAAGATTTACTACAAATGCCTATAGCAAATCAAGGAGCAGTATTATTTGCAATTTTTCACGACCAAGGAAAGTACTGTAATTTAGTGGAAGAAATTTTGCTCGATAATCGCTTCTGTGACGAAATTAAAAGTCGAATAATTCGAGAACGGGGAGCTTAA